From the Rhinolophus sinicus isolate RSC01 linkage group LG02, ASM3656204v1, whole genome shotgun sequence genome, one window contains:
- the IL22 gene encoding interleukin-22: MAILQKSVSFSLMGILAASCLLIALSVQEGAAVPLRSHCRLDQSVFQQPYITNYTFRLAEEASMEDNNTDVRLISMEKLFRGVKMSQRCYVMKQVLNFTIEEVLLPRSDRFQPYMQEVLSFLMKLNNKLSQCHIENDEQHIHRNVQHLKDTVKKLGENGEIKAIGEVNLLYVYLRDVCI, encoded by the exons ATGGCCATCCTGCAGAAATCTGTGAGCTTTTCCCTGATGGGGATTCTGGCTGCCAGCTGTCTTCTCATTGCTCTGTCGGTGCAGGAAGGAGCAGCTGTGCCTCTTAGGTCTCACTGCAGGCTTGACCAGTCTGTCTTCCAACAGCCGTATATCACCAACTATACCTTCAGGCTGGCTGAGGAG gcTAGTATGGAAGATAACAACACAGATGTTCGTCTCATATCTATGGAGAAACTGTTCCGCGGAGTCAAG ATGAGCCAGCGCTGCTACGTTATGAAGCAGGTGCTGAACTTTACCATTGAAGAAGTGCTGCTTCCCCGGTCCGATCGGTTCCAGCCCTATATGCAGGAGGTGCTGTCCTTCCTGATGAAGCTCAACAACAAACTAAGCCAATGC CATATCGAAAATGATGAGCAGCATATTCACAGAAATGTGCAACATCTGAAGGACACAGTGAAAAAG CTTGGAGAGAATGGGGAGATCAAAGCAATTGGAGAAGTAAATTTGCTGTATGTGTACCTGAGGGATGTCTGCATCTGA